The following coding sequences are from one Pasteurellaceae bacterium RH1A window:
- a CDS encoding fructose-1,6-bisphosphatase, class II, translating to MKRTLSFEFSRVTEAAALAAYSWLGRGDKDAADAAAVKAMRLLLNQMEIRGEVVIGEGEIDEAPMLYIGEKIGRSAPEDEEVTIAVDPIDGTRMTAMGQANALSVLAAGGKNTFLQAPDMYMEKLVVGPEAKGMIDLSLPLEQNLRRVASKKGKLLSQLTVAILAKPRHEKVIADIQRLGVRVMAIPDGDVAAAVQCCLPDGELDLLYGIGGAPEGVVAAAAVRALGGDMQARLLPRNQVKGNSPENLALAEKELARCQTMQVAVNQVLKLEELVRDDNLVFCATGITNGDLLKGIHRKDNTATTETLLIRGKSRTIRRLQSFHYLDRKDTDLADLLDL from the coding sequence ATGAAACGTACACTTTCTTTTGAGTTTTCCCGTGTCACTGAAGCAGCAGCCTTGGCGGCTTATAGTTGGTTGGGGCGGGGCGATAAAGATGCAGCAGATGCCGCAGCGGTCAAGGCCATGCGGCTCTTGCTTAATCAGATGGAAATTCGTGGTGAAGTCGTGATTGGCGAAGGGGAGATTGATGAGGCACCTATGCTCTATATCGGCGAGAAAATCGGCCGTTCAGCCCCTGAAGACGAGGAGGTGACCATTGCGGTTGATCCCATTGATGGCACCCGTATGACCGCCATGGGCCAGGCCAATGCCCTGTCAGTCTTGGCTGCAGGCGGGAAAAATACCTTCTTGCAAGCCCCCGATATGTATATGGAAAAACTGGTGGTGGGGCCTGAGGCCAAGGGCATGATTGATTTAAGCCTGCCTTTGGAACAAAACCTGCGCCGAGTGGCCTCTAAAAAGGGCAAGCTCCTGTCTCAACTGACTGTGGCAATCCTGGCCAAGCCCCGCCATGAAAAGGTGATTGCCGATATTCAGCGTTTGGGTGTGCGGGTCATGGCCATTCCTGATGGCGATGTGGCGGCAGCCGTTCAATGCTGCCTGCCAGATGGAGAGTTGGATTTGCTCTACGGCATTGGTGGTGCGCCTGAGGGCGTGGTAGCTGCCGCTGCGGTGCGGGCCTTGGGCGGGGATATGCAGGCCCGCTTGCTTCCTCGTAATCAGGTTAAGGGCAACTCCCCAGAGAACTTGGCCCTGGCTGAAAAAGAACTGGCTCGCTGTCAGACCATGCAGGTGGCGGTCAATCAGGTCTTGAAACTAGAAGAGCTGGTGCGAGATGATAATCTGGTTTTCTGTGCTACAGGCATTACCAATGGCGACTTGCTCAAGGGCATCCACCGCAAAGATAACACGGCCACCACAGAAACCCTACTTATTCGGGGTAAGAGCCGTACCATTCGCCGCTTGCAGTCCTTCCATTATTTAGATCGCAAGGATACGGATTTGGCGGATTTGTTGGATCTGTAG
- a CDS encoding thymidine kinase translates to MAKLYFYYSSMNAGKSTTLLQSSYNYQERGMNTLVYTAAIDDRYGVGKVASRIGISQEALLFRADTDLFADISQHLSQQTLHCILIDEAQFLTKQQVSQLSEVVDRLNIPVLCYGLRTDFQAELFEGSRYLLSWADQLEELKTICYCGRKANFVIRMNEEGQAIADGDQIQIGGNDTYLSVCRRHYKEKLGKLL, encoded by the coding sequence ATGGCAAAACTTTACTTTTACTACTCATCCATGAACGCAGGCAAGTCCACTACCCTGCTGCAATCATCTTATAACTACCAAGAACGGGGCATGAACACCTTAGTTTACACTGCGGCTATTGACGATCGCTATGGCGTAGGCAAGGTAGCCTCTCGCATTGGGATTTCGCAAGAAGCCCTGCTTTTTAGGGCAGATACCGACTTGTTTGCCGATATTTCCCAGCATTTAAGCCAGCAAACCCTGCACTGTATCTTGATTGATGAAGCCCAGTTTTTAACCAAGCAACAGGTCTCTCAATTAAGCGAAGTGGTGGATAGGCTCAATATTCCTGTGCTTTGTTATGGTTTACGCACTGACTTTCAGGCAGAACTCTTTGAAGGCAGCCGCTATCTCTTATCCTGGGCCGATCAGCTAGAAGAACTCAAAACCATCTGCTATTGCGGCCGCAAGGCAAACTTTGTTATTCGCATGAATGAAGAAGGCCAGGCCATTGCCGATGGCGATCAGATCCAAATTGGCGGCAACGACACCTATCTTTCAGTCTGCCGCCGTCACTACAAGGAAAAATTGGGTAAATTGCTATGA
- a CDS encoding bifunctional antitoxin/transcriptional repressor RelB: MANLNIRVDDRIKQEAFLAFDNLGLSPSDAIRSFLAYVADTGKMPVKQVIMTDEEAELYILVKKRLSEPHKIKDTTLDDLFS, encoded by the coding sequence ATGGCAAACTTAAATATCCGTGTTGATGATAGAATTAAACAAGAAGCTTTTTTAGCCTTTGATAACCTGGGTCTTAGTCCGTCTGACGCTATTCGTAGCTTTTTAGCTTACGTTGCTGATACGGGAAAAATGCCTGTAAAGCAGGTCATTATGACGGATGAAGAAGCAGAGCTTTATATCTTGGTTAAAAAACGTTTGAGTGAACCACATAAAATCAAAGATACCACCCTTGATGATTTATTCTCATAG
- a CDS encoding nitroreductase A encodes MQSKPTLDTILAHRSIRKFTNKPIAPNIMQTLLEAGSRASTSNNLQCVSVIRVTDAALRAELASASGMKYVAECAEFWVFCIDFQKHKQICPNAQLDWAEVSLIGAVDTGIFAQNVLLAAESLGLGGVYIGALRNQIEQVADLLKLPQYCVPLVGLCLGYPAHDPALKPRLPQALFCYENAYPENLDEQVLDSYNQTLSQYYLERTGTALVWQAGLEKALNQPVRPHILPFFHKQGLLKK; translated from the coding sequence ATGCAAAGCAAACCAACCCTAGACACCATTCTTGCCCACCGTTCCATCCGTAAGTTTACAAACAAACCCATTGCACCAAATATCATGCAAACCCTCTTAGAGGCGGGTAGTCGGGCGTCCACTTCCAATAATCTGCAATGCGTATCGGTTATTCGAGTAACAGATGCAGCCCTGCGGGCAGAATTGGCCTCTGCTTCGGGGATGAAATATGTGGCCGAGTGTGCCGAATTTTGGGTCTTCTGCATAGATTTTCAAAAGCACAAGCAGATCTGCCCAAATGCCCAACTAGATTGGGCTGAGGTTAGCCTGATTGGGGCGGTGGATACGGGGATTTTTGCCCAAAATGTCCTGCTGGCGGCAGAATCTCTTGGTCTGGGTGGGGTCTATATTGGCGCCCTGCGTAACCAAATTGAGCAGGTGGCAGATCTGCTCAAACTGCCCCAATATTGTGTGCCGCTGGTGGGCTTGTGCTTGGGCTATCCCGCTCACGATCCTGCCCTTAAACCTCGCTTGCCTCAGGCTCTTTTTTGCTATGAAAATGCCTATCCTGAAAACTTGGACGAGCAGGTTTTGGATAGCTACAACCAAACCCTGAGCCAATATTACCTAGAGCGAACAGGCACAGCATTAGTCTGGCAAGCGGGCCTGGAAAAGGCTTTGAACCAGCCGGTTCGCCCCCATATTTTGCCCTTCTTCCACAAGCAAGGCTTGCTCAAAAAATGA
- a CDS encoding cell division protein ZapB — protein sequence MSVEILDQLENKIKQAVETIQLLQLEIEELKGKNDDANRSNEALRQENDQLKAEHHNWQERLRSLLGQIDNV from the coding sequence ATGTCAGTTGAAATTTTAGACCAACTCGAGAACAAAATTAAACAAGCTGTTGAAACCATCCAATTACTTCAACTCGAAATCGAAGAATTAAAGGGCAAAAACGATGACGCCAACCGCTCAAATGAGGCCCTTCGCCAAGAAAATGATCAGCTCAAGGCCGAGCACCACAACTGGCAAGAGCGTTTACGTTCACTTTTAGGTCAAATCGACAACGTTTAA
- a CDS encoding ribosomal protein S6 modification protein yields MKLLTLCREPRLYSCQRLKAAAAERGWDMDILDPNRCQLLLQEGQLALYYQEGEAFCKNRPQPYRLQGYTGVLPRFGTASTQMGLNVLRHLEGQGIPALNGAQAFGLARDKWQSLQALVVAGLPVPSSALMGDLFNPAQGLEGLGEACVIKTLSGSQGVGVILSERPSSTASILDTLKQAQVDCLVQAFVEEAQGEDIRAFVVGGKVVAAMKRIGQAGDFRANIHQGGTAEALILSREEENIALRAAQAIGLDVAGVDLIRSHHGPMVLEVNASPGLEMIEQVSKVDIAGLMIEHLLQKID; encoded by the coding sequence ATGAAACTGCTAACCCTTTGCCGAGAACCTCGCCTTTATAGTTGCCAACGTTTAAAGGCTGCGGCGGCTGAACGTGGTTGGGATATGGATATTCTGGATCCTAACCGCTGCCAGTTGCTTCTTCAAGAAGGTCAGCTAGCCCTTTACTACCAAGAGGGCGAGGCGTTTTGCAAAAATCGCCCCCAACCCTACCGCTTGCAGGGCTATACTGGGGTCTTGCCCCGCTTTGGCACGGCCAGTACCCAAATGGGCCTGAATGTGCTGCGTCATTTGGAAGGGCAGGGCATTCCTGCCTTGAATGGCGCTCAAGCCTTTGGTTTGGCTCGGGACAAATGGCAGAGCCTGCAAGCCTTGGTGGTAGCTGGTTTGCCCGTGCCGTCAAGTGCCTTGATGGGCGACCTCTTTAACCCTGCCCAAGGGCTTGAGGGATTGGGAGAAGCTTGTGTGATCAAGACCTTATCAGGCTCCCAGGGGGTTGGAGTTATTTTAAGTGAACGTCCATCAAGTACGGCCAGTATATTAGACACCCTGAAACAGGCCCAGGTAGATTGCTTAGTCCAAGCCTTTGTTGAGGAGGCTCAAGGAGAGGATATTCGGGCCTTCGTGGTGGGCGGTAAAGTGGTGGCGGCCATGAAGCGAATTGGACAGGCAGGCGACTTTCGGGCCAATATCCACCAGGGCGGCACGGCAGAGGCCTTGATTTTGAGTAGGGAAGAGGAAAATATCGCCTTAAGAGCAGCCCAGGCAATCGGCTTGGATGTGGCGGGGGTAGATTTAATTCGTTCCCATCATGGGCCCATGGTGCTGGAGGTCAATGCCAGCCCTGGCCTTGAGATGATAGAGCAGGTTAGCAAAGTGGATATTGCTGGGCTTATGATTGAACATCTCTTGCAAAAAATTGACTAA